One Osmerus mordax isolate fOsmMor3 chromosome 26, fOsmMor3.pri, whole genome shotgun sequence DNA segment encodes these proteins:
- the spata1 gene encoding spermatogenesis-associated protein 1: MEYSCESVSYSAERRPTSGKFVELHVLYVPDEQWNSKLNTVPVEAIENFISAGFIRLYPDISLTTVREELVNLLGPEKSIDKFSFLKCVGRSLALVKAKQERYLKVKSFAPPYAPQPELFLLPMENDGSVCSQSLTTDTHSYFTDPQTPSTDPPKKHSVPTRTTKEPVKLPQIPQSSRQQPPPPPSPDEEEEEDSYSFTDSNEEEPPSSSQKPGWPENEPSLRKTQTRGTYFKPNTEAKEPAPVQVTEADAKAENTSKRRQRGRRNQARDSGVPESLEGRDSDFSLTQDRFRKSQNIQTLKYMRNQPKSVLLEHPALLSAPAQYTSPPLPPTLAMDIQKTSSHVFPTSRDELIEEIKLVKDERKQLERTRQELLRKGKDLLAQNRHRRNQARDTWKKRYFETKKATAPLEETLRNIRQELETFYNKLLHQLQARDWRGKARHQGRSSTKNEIIIQIMTESHEIDNLKRKVDDAKMKLVTEIKLRKQAATELRALRAELAQKKTQTSHSGPR, translated from the exons ATGGAATACTCATGCGAGTCTGTCAGTTATTCTGCGGAGAGACGACCAACAAGTGGCAAG TTCGTAGAACTCCATGTGCTGTATGTACCTGATGAACAATGGAATTCCAAACTCAATACAGTGCCCGTTGAGGCCATAGAGAACTTCATATCTGCTGGATTTATCAG GTTGTATCCTGATATAAGCCTTACAACTGTAAGAGAAGAGCTTGTTAATCTCTTGGGCCCAGAGAAGAGTATTGACAAGTTCTCCTTCCTGAAATGTGTGGGTCGGAGTTTGGCATTG GTCAAAGCCAAACAAGAGAGATATCTAAAAGTTAAATCATTTGCTCCTCCTTAT GCTCCTCAGCCAGAGCTATTTCTGTTGCCCATGGAGAATGACGGCAGTGTTTGCTCGCAGTCCCTCACCACAGACACCCACAGCTATTTCACAGACCCCCAGACTCCTTCCACAGACCCACCCAAGAAGCACAGCGTTCCAACCCGGACAACAAAAGAGCCTGTTAAATTACCCCAGATACCCCAGAGTTCCCGGcagcagcctcctcctccccccagccctgatgaagaagaggaggaagacagttACAGTTTCACAGACTCAAATGAGGAAgagcccccctcctcttcccagaAGCCTGGGTGGCCTGAGAATGAGCCCTCCCTAAGAAAGACTCAGACACGAGGGACATATTTCAAGCCTAATACAGAGGCTAAAG AACCTGCCCCAGTCCAGGTCACTGAGGCTGATGCTAAAGCTGAAAACACCAgcaagaggaggcagagaggtcgGAGAAACCAAGCTAGAGATTCAGGTGTCCCTGAGTCTTTGGAAGGCCGTGATTCTGACTTCTCTCTCACCCAAGACAG GTTTCGAAAATCCCAAAATATCCAGACACTGAAGTACATGAGGAATCAACCGAAAAGTGTG CTCCTTGAACATCCAGCCCTGTTGTCTGCACCTGCTCAATACACCTCTCCGCCCTTGCCGCCTACACTGGCTATGGACATTCAGAAAACTTCTTCCCATGTCTTTCCAACAAGTA GGGATGAGCTGATTGAGGAAATCAAGTTGGTGAAAGATGAAAGAAAGCAGCTTGAACGGACAAGACAAGAGTTGCTAAGAAAAGGAAAAGATTTATTGGCACAGAACAGGCACCGAAGAAATCAAG CACGTGACACTTGGAAGAAGAGGTATTTTGAAACCAAAAAAGCCACAGCACCTTTGGAGGAAACTCTGAGAAATATTCGTCAGGAACTGGAGACATTCTACAACAAGCTGCTCCACCAGCTACAGGCAAGAGACTGGAGAGGCAAAGCCAGGCACCAGGGCCGATCGTCAACCAAA AACGAGATCATCATTCAGATCATGACAGAGAGCCATGAGATTGACAACCTGAAAAGGAAAGTGGATGATGCCAAGATGAAGCTTGTCACCGAGATAAag TTAAGGAAGCAGGCTGCTACGGAACTACGGGCCCTGAGAGCTGAGCTGGCTCAGAAGAAGACTCAGACATCTCACTCTGGACCCAGATAG
- the rpf1 gene encoding ribosome production factor 1, whose translation MMDIVEDSKKQDKTKKNTFKKQNKMISIPQEDGDDTGVAKTEAENGNTPQEAYFPPTFSVSEIKNKQRRHLMFMKLKQEKRKQKMVLKKKKKKERDALGDKAPPKEVPKTIENQRVYDETTVDPEDEEVAFDEGTDEFSAYFNRLTNPKVLITTSDRPRGRTVRFCGQLATVIPDAHVYYRRGLALKKVIPQCIARGFTYLMVINEDRKVPNGMVLCHLPDGPTAHFKVSSVRLRKEMKRRGKDPTEHTPEVILNNFTTRLGHSIGRLFAALFPHDPQFVGRQVATFHNQRDFIFFRFHRYIFKNEKRVGIQELGPRFTLKLRSLQKGTFDSKFGEYEWVLKRHEMDACRRRFNL comes from the exons ATGATGGACATTGTAGAAGATTCTAAAAAGCAGGATAAAACgaagaaaaatacatttaagaagCAAAATAAAATGATCTCGATTCCGCAGGAGGATGGTGACGATACCGGTGTTGCGAAAACCGAAGCAGAAAATGGTAATACTCCACAAGAAGCATATTTCCCACCCACCTTCAGTGTgtctgaaataaaaaataaacagagaAGACACCTTATGTTCATGAAACTCAAGCAAGAGAAACGAAAG CAAAAGATGGTattaaagaaaaagaagaaaaaagaaagggatGCCCTCGGAGATAAG GCTCCACCAAAAGAAGTCCCCAAGACAATAGAAAACCAGAGAGTATATGACGAAACAACAGTCGACCCAGAGGATGAAGAG GTGGCCTTTGACGAAGGAACGGATGAATTCTCTGCCTACTTTAACCGTCTGACCAACCCAAAAGTCCTAATCACCACTTCTGACAGACCTAGAGGG AGAACAGTGAGGTTCTGTGGACAGCTGGCCACAGTTATCCCAGATGCACATGTGTACTACAGAAGAGGTCTGGCTCTAAAGAAAGTAATTCCCCAATGTATAGCCAGGGGCTTCACATACCTCATGGTTATCAACGAAGATCGGAAAGTGCCCA ATGGTATGGTGCTCTGTCACCTTCCTGATGGACCCACAGCACACTTCAAGGTCAGCAGTGTCCGACTGCGGAAGGAGATGAAG AGACGGGGGAAGGACCCAACAGAGCACACCCCGGAAGTGATCCTGAACAACTTCACCACTCGGCTGGGCCACAGCATCGGACGCTTGTTCGCTGCCCTCTTCCCTCATGACCCCCAGTTTGTAGGACGGCAGGTGGCCACCTTTCACAACCAGAGAGATTTCATATTTTTCAGATTTCACAG GTACATCTTTAAGAATGAGAAAAGGGTCGGCATTCAAGAGCTGGGACCCCGCTTCACTTTGAAACTTCGGTCTTTACAAAAAGGCACCTTTGACTCCAAGTTTGGGGAGTACGAATGGGTTCTCAAG CGACATGAAATGGACGCCTGCAGGAGGAGATTCAACCTTTGA
- the ctbs gene encoding LOW QUALITY PROTEIN: di-N-acetylchitobiase (The sequence of the model RefSeq protein was modified relative to this genomic sequence to represent the inferred CDS: deleted 1 base in 1 codon; substituted 2 bases at 2 genomic stop codons) has translation MASNLDIEQEVSKDYQVHCSCLDYRGVPQGDPRGSASLLIDVAWSPDCIDGRCYNYVTIAKSCNLLFVMSYDEQSQIFEGCIAMANYRYQXQWQVCNARYSPLNFKLNKSEFSILVNQGYGYQGLLEGLCAIAKVSFRGAPCSDAAGWXILYSNIMKQVNDSISGRLWDSQSSSPDYNYMDEKGQIHQVWYDDPESICMKSTNVRSMGLRGVGMWNDILFLESGPVAQLQTDNMWHAIMTC, from the exons ATGGCTTCCAACCTAGACATTGAGCAGGAAGTGTCTAAAGACTACCAAGTTCACTGCTCTTGTCTAGACTACAGAGGTGTTCCACAGGGAGATCCCAGGGGCTCAG CTTCTCTTCTGATTGACGTAGCCTGGTCGCCTGACTGCATAGACGGTCGGTGTTACAACTACGTCACCATTGCCAAGTCCTGCAACTTGCTATTTGTGATGTCCTATGATGAACAAAGTCAGATATTTGAGGGCTGTATTGCCATGGCTAACTACCGTTACCAATAACAGTGGCAGGTATGTAATGCAAGATATAGTCCATTGAATTTCAAACTTAACAAAAGCGAATTTTCGATACTTGTGAATCAAGGTTATGGTTATCAAGGTCTCTTG GAAGGGTTGTGTGCTATAGCCAAGGTTTCTTTTCGAGGTGCCCCTTGCAGTGACGCCGCTGGTTGGTAGATTTTGTACAGCAATATTATGAAGCAGGTCAACGATTCCATATCAGGCAGGCTGTGGGACAGTCAAAGCTCCTCCCCCGACTACAACTACATG GATGAAAAGGGACAGATTCATCAAGTGTGGTATGATGACCCTGAGAGCATTTGCATGAAGTCAACGAATGTCAGATCCATGGGGCTGAGAGGTGTCGGCATGTGGAATGACATCCTCTTCTTGGAGTCTGGACCT GTTGCCCAGCTACAGACTGATAACATGTGGCATGCCATAATGACATGCTAA
- the LOC136935946 gene encoding guanine nucleotide-binding protein G(I)/G(S)/G(O) subunit gamma-5 has protein sequence MSGSSNTMAMKKVVQQLRFEASINRVKVSQAAADLQRFCLQNANHDPLLTGVSSSTNPFRTQKVCSFL, from the exons ATGTCGGGTTCATCCAACACTATGGCCATGAAAAAAGTGGTTCAACAGTTGCGTTTTGAAGCCAGTATTAACAGAGTTAAG GTGTCCCAGGCAGCCGCTGATTTGCAACGGTTTTGCCTTCAGAATGCCAACCATGACCCTCTACTTACCGGGGTGTCATCAAGCACCAACCCTTTCAGGACACAGAAAGTATGCTCATTCTTGTAG